The following are encoded together in the Deinococcus aerolatus genome:
- a CDS encoding Gfo/Idh/MocA family protein, which produces MTPVRIALLGVAHVHAEGYAAWLTGQPDVDVIGYAEAAPQLAADFADSTGLRLLPLPDLLTARPHGVVVCSETVHHRAYVEAAARAGAHVLSEKPLATTLEDAQALLDACALAGVTLHTAVPVRYSPAVRHLRAQVQAGVLGNVLAYSGVNHSVSPDHERAWFSGPALAGGGAGMDHIIHLADLLHHFGERVQSVYARLIPVPAWTIPGREQTDAAGLVTLNLESGAVATIDCSWSRPRAYPRWGHLKLGVVGTAGMRSLDAFAEHLSVTNVQGRRWAGYGADLNGAMLRDFLTVCGGGKAALLASGQDGVRALQVVLAAYESEGVGRAVVLSAEAGAAR; this is translated from the coding sequence ATGACGCCCGTGCGGATCGCGCTGCTGGGTGTCGCTCACGTTCATGCCGAGGGATACGCGGCGTGGCTGACCGGACAGCCCGACGTAGACGTGATCGGCTACGCGGAGGCCGCCCCGCAGTTGGCTGCCGACTTTGCTGATTCCACCGGCCTCCGACTGCTGCCGCTTCCAGACCTGCTCACCGCTCGGCCCCACGGCGTCGTCGTGTGCAGCGAGACCGTCCACCACCGCGCCTACGTCGAAGCCGCTGCCCGTGCTGGCGCCCACGTCCTTTCCGAGAAACCCCTGGCGACCACCCTGGAGGATGCCCAGGCCCTGCTGGACGCCTGCGCTCTGGCAGGAGTGACGCTCCATACGGCGGTTCCCGTTCGCTACTCACCGGCCGTGCGGCACCTGCGGGCCCAGGTGCAGGCGGGCGTGCTGGGCAACGTTCTGGCCTACAGCGGCGTGAACCACTCGGTCAGTCCGGATCACGAACGGGCGTGGTTCAGCGGCCCTGCGCTGGCAGGCGGTGGGGCGGGCATGGATCACATCATCCATCTGGCCGACCTGCTGCACCATTTCGGCGAACGCGTGCAGAGCGTCTACGCCCGCCTGATCCCGGTGCCAGCCTGGACGATTCCCGGCCGTGAGCAGACAGACGCCGCTGGACTGGTCACCTTGAACCTGGAGTCGGGCGCGGTCGCCACCATCGACTGCTCGTGGAGCCGCCCGCGCGCCTATCCGCGCTGGGGCCACCTGAAGCTGGGCGTAGTGGGAACGGCCGGGATGCGCTCGCTGGACGCCTTCGCCGAGCACCTGAGCGTGACGAATGTACAGGGTCGTCGCTGGGCGGGCTATGGCGCGGATCTGAACGGGGCCATGCTGCGCGACTTTCTGACCGTGTGCGGTGGGGGAAAGGCGGCCCTGCTGGCGAGCGGGCAGGACGGGGTGCGGGCGCTGCAGGTCGTGCTGGCCGCCTACGAATCGGAGGGGGTGGGGCGGGCAGTGGTGTTGAGTGCTGAGGCAGGTGCTGCCCGATAA
- the kynU gene encoding kynureninase, translating into MTVFDRLFADSTLSQLQEKDARDPLAHKRQEFKLPQGVVYLDGNSLGALPLSVPARLAHVAGEQWGEQLIRSWMANGSTSVGAEAAQDWMNLPDRVAAKIAPLIGAHAHEVAVGDSTSVNIFKLLAAALHMAPPGRRVILTEADNFPTDLYMAQGLNALLGGRYELRTVPGDELEAHLTDEVALTLLTEVDYRTGRKLDLAGLTAAARRQGILTIWDLAHSAGAFPVDLNGAGADFAVGCGYKFLNGGPGAPSFLFVAARHQDSARAFLSGWMGHADPFEMAREFTPAPGARRYVVGTPAVLSLSALDAALDVFADVDLGQLRAKSLSLTDTFIELMTPLAARHPLTLVTPHNHDERGSQVSYQHPQAREVMQQLIERGILGDFRTPDILRFGFTPLYHSHADVWRAVQGIRGVLEEAGPA; encoded by the coding sequence ATGACCGTATTTGACCGCCTGTTTGCCGATTCCACCCTGAGCCAGTTGCAGGAAAAAGACGCCCGCGATCCGCTGGCCCACAAACGCCAGGAGTTCAAGCTGCCGCAGGGCGTGGTCTACCTGGACGGCAACAGCCTGGGCGCGTTGCCGCTGAGCGTGCCTGCCCGCCTCGCACACGTTGCCGGGGAGCAGTGGGGGGAGCAGCTGATCCGCTCGTGGATGGCCAACGGCAGCACCTCGGTGGGCGCTGAGGCCGCCCAGGACTGGATGAACCTGCCGGACCGCGTGGCCGCCAAGATTGCCCCGCTGATCGGCGCGCACGCCCACGAGGTCGCGGTGGGAGACAGCACCAGCGTCAACATCTTCAAGCTGCTGGCCGCTGCGCTGCACATGGCCCCCCCAGGTCGCCGCGTGATTCTGACCGAAGCCGACAATTTTCCCACGGACCTGTACATGGCCCAGGGGCTGAATGCCCTGCTGGGCGGGCGGTATGAACTGCGGACCGTGCCAGGGGATGAACTGGAAGCGCATCTGACCGATGAGGTTGCGCTGACCCTGCTGACCGAGGTGGACTACCGCACGGGCCGCAAGCTGGATCTGGCGGGCCTGACCGCCGCGGCCCGTAGGCAGGGCATCCTGACCATCTGGGACCTGGCGCACTCTGCCGGGGCGTTTCCGGTGGACCTGAACGGGGCGGGCGCAGATTTCGCGGTGGGCTGCGGCTACAAGTTCCTCAACGGCGGCCCCGGCGCCCCCAGCTTTCTGTTCGTCGCCGCGCGGCATCAGGACTCGGCCCGGGCCTTTCTGAGCGGCTGGATGGGCCACGCCGATCCTTTCGAGATGGCCCGTGAGTTCACCCCGGCCCCCGGCGCGCGGCGCTACGTGGTCGGCACACCCGCGGTCCTGAGTCTGAGCGCGCTGGACGCGGCGCTCGACGTCTTTGCGGACGTGGACCTGGGGCAGCTGCGGGCCAAGTCGCTGTCGCTGACCGACACCTTCATCGAACTGATGACGCCGCTGGCCGCGAGGCACCCGCTGACGCTGGTGACCCCCCACAATCATGATGAGCGGGGCAGTCAGGTCTCCTACCAGCATCCGCAGGCGCGCGAGGTCATGCAGCAGCTGATCGAACGCGGCATCCTGGGCGATTTCCGTACGCCGGATATCCTGCGCTTCGGCTTCACGCCGCTGTACCACTCGCACGCGGACGTGTGGCGGGCCGTACAGGGTATCCGGGGCGTGCTGGAGGAGGCCGGGCCGGCATGA
- a CDS encoding LLM class flavin-dependent oxidoreductase, whose amino-acid sequence MQIGIDSFAAVVSDPQTGETLAATDRLNNLLEEIETADRAGIDVFGIGEHHRPEYLDSAPALILAAAAARTQRIRLTSAVTVLSASDPVRVFQEFATLDLLSRGRAELVVGRGSFVEAYPLFGLALEDYDALFAEKLELLLQIRDTPNVHWSGQHRPALTGQGIYPRPLQAKLPVWLGAGGTPASFVRAGTLGLPLMVAIIGGDFRQFRPLIDLYRRAGQQAGFAPEQLQVGVHAFGFVGETPEAARDAFWPGHQRLFSALGQERGWRPPTREQFDAACGPTGAYLIGDAQTVAQKVAYVNGALGGLSRLTFQMTNVLLPHQDMLRGIELLGTQVAPRVREGLAAARP is encoded by the coding sequence ATGCAGATCGGAATTGACAGCTTTGCCGCCGTGGTTTCGGACCCCCAGACCGGCGAGACGCTGGCCGCCACGGACCGCCTGAACAACCTGCTTGAAGAGATCGAGACGGCGGACCGCGCCGGAATCGACGTTTTCGGCATTGGTGAACACCACCGCCCCGAATACCTGGATTCCGCGCCTGCCCTGATCCTGGCGGCGGCGGCGGCCAGAACGCAGCGCATCCGTCTGACCAGCGCCGTGACCGTCCTGAGCGCCAGTGATCCGGTGCGGGTCTTTCAGGAGTTCGCGACGCTGGACCTGCTGTCGCGCGGGCGGGCCGAGCTGGTGGTGGGCCGGGGCTCCTTTGTGGAGGCCTACCCGCTGTTTGGTCTGGCGCTGGAAGACTACGACGCGCTGTTTGCCGAGAAACTGGAACTGCTGCTCCAGATCAGGGACACGCCCAACGTCCACTGGTCCGGGCAGCACCGCCCCGCACTGACCGGACAGGGCATCTACCCCCGCCCATTGCAGGCGAAGCTGCCCGTCTGGCTGGGTGCGGGCGGCACCCCCGCCTCATTCGTCCGGGCGGGCACGCTGGGGCTGCCGCTGATGGTGGCGATCATCGGCGGCGACTTCCGGCAGTTCCGGCCCCTGATCGACCTGTACCGCCGCGCCGGGCAGCAGGCCGGTTTCGCCCCCGAACAGCTGCAGGTGGGTGTCCACGCCTTCGGCTTCGTGGGCGAGACCCCTGAGGCGGCCAGAGACGCCTTCTGGCCAGGCCACCAGCGGCTGTTCTCGGCCCTCGGCCAGGAGCGGGGCTGGCGGCCGCCCACGCGTGAGCAGTTCGACGCGGCGTGTGGGCCGACCGGCGCGTACCTGATCGGCGACGCGCAGACCGTGGCGCAGAAAGTCGCTTACGTCAACGGGGCGCTGGGCGGCCTTTCGCGTCTGACCTTCCAGATGACCAACGTGCTGTTGCCCCACCAGGACATGCTGCGCGGCATCGAACTGCTGGGCACCCAGGTGGCCCCCAGGGTCCGCGAGGGGCTGGCCGCCGCGCGCCCCTGA
- a CDS encoding tryptophan 2,3-dioxygenase — MTDQNAPERAYTDFSHSLSYGDYLRLDTLKSAHQPITGAHDEHLFITVHHVSEVWLELVVRELRAAMRLLEGGITDTPLKMLTRVVRAQEQLTNAWEVLKTMTPADYLQFRHAFGQASGFQSASYRMVEFLLGNRRAVLLRPHEHRPDLHGPLEAVLHAPSVYDLALRLLAERGLAVPDEVLGRDLTQPPVLNETVLESWLTVYRDPETYWDLYELAEKLLDVEDNFRRWRFNHLTTVERTIGFKPGSGGTSGAGYLRGVLSVVLFPELWEVRTRL, encoded by the coding sequence ATGACCGATCAGAACGCTCCAGAACGCGCGTACACCGATTTCTCCCACAGCCTCAGCTACGGCGATTACCTGCGGCTGGATACCCTGAAGTCCGCACACCAGCCCATCACCGGGGCGCATGACGAACACCTATTCATCACCGTCCACCACGTCTCGGAGGTGTGGCTGGAACTGGTTGTCCGCGAACTCAGGGCGGCGATGCGCCTGCTCGAAGGCGGCATTACCGATACGCCGCTAAAGATGCTGACCCGCGTGGTCCGCGCCCAGGAGCAGCTGACCAACGCCTGGGAAGTACTCAAGACCATGACCCCCGCTGATTATCTGCAGTTCCGCCACGCCTTCGGGCAGGCGTCAGGCTTCCAGTCGGCCAGTTACCGCATGGTGGAGTTCCTGCTGGGCAACCGCCGCGCTGTGCTGCTGCGCCCTCACGAACACCGCCCGGACCTGCACGGTCCACTGGAAGCCGTGTTACACGCGCCCAGCGTCTACGATCTGGCGCTGCGGCTGCTGGCCGAGCGCGGGCTGGCGGTGCCAGACGAGGTGCTGGGGCGGGACCTGACCCAGCCTCCCGTGCTGAACGAGACGGTGTTGGAATCGTGGCTGACCGTCTACCGCGACCCCGAAACGTACTGGGACCTGTACGAACTGGCCGAGAAACTGCTGGACGTGGAGGATAACTTCCGGCGCTGGCGCTTCAACCACCTGACCACCGTGGAGCGCACCATCGGCTTCAAGCCCGGTTCTGGCGGCACCAGCGGCGCGGGCTACCTGCGCGGCGTGCTGAGCGTGGTGCTGTTCCCCGAACTGTGGGAAGTCCGGACGCGGCTGTAG
- a CDS encoding Gfo/Idh/MocA family protein encodes MRRVGLIGTGLMGTVHAQAWAQRPGVLCAVCAPDDRARDFAARFGLIPCATLDDLWAEVDVVDICTPTPSHAEYAVQAARAGKHVLCEKPLALTLEDADPIIAACAQAGVRLFVAHVLRFFPQYAAAQAQVHSGAIDDPRVLRLSRMSSPPSPGSWLLDEARSGGVPLDLMIHDLDYARWIAGEVTSVYATESRQAGRITVHATLSHIGGAISLIEGGWAAPPGVFRTALDIAGTTGVIEWTSDAVLPLQAHGAVPTTAEQDGAALPDLGADDPYAAELWHAYDALESGQPFLIEPADARAALALALAVRRSIEFGQPVDG; translated from the coding sequence GTGAGGCGCGTCGGCCTGATCGGCACTGGGCTGATGGGCACCGTCCACGCGCAGGCTTGGGCACAGCGGCCCGGCGTGCTCTGCGCCGTGTGTGCCCCGGACGACCGTGCCCGCGACTTTGCCGCCCGCTTCGGACTGATCCCCTGCGCCACCCTGGACGACCTCTGGGCCGAGGTGGACGTGGTGGACATCTGCACGCCCACCCCCAGCCATGCCGAGTACGCCGTGCAGGCCGCCCGCGCCGGCAAACACGTCCTCTGCGAGAAACCGCTGGCGCTGACGCTGGAGGACGCCGACCCCATCATCGCCGCGTGTGCCCAGGCTGGCGTGCGGCTGTTCGTCGCCCATGTCCTGCGCTTCTTCCCGCAGTACGCCGCCGCTCAGGCCCAGGTGCACAGTGGCGCCATCGACGACCCCCGTGTGCTGCGTCTGAGCCGGATGTCGTCGCCTCCATCACCCGGAAGCTGGTTGCTGGACGAGGCCCGGAGTGGCGGCGTGCCCCTCGACCTGATGATCCACGACCTCGATTACGCGCGCTGGATCGCGGGGGAGGTGACAAGCGTGTATGCCACAGAGTCCAGGCAAGCGGGGCGGATCACTGTCCACGCCACCCTCTCGCACATCGGCGGAGCCATCAGCCTGATCGAAGGCGGCTGGGCGGCCCCTCCCGGCGTGTTCCGTACCGCGCTGGATATTGCGGGTACGACCGGAGTTATCGAATGGACATCCGACGCCGTGCTGCCTCTACAGGCGCACGGTGCCGTTCCGACCACCGCCGAGCAGGACGGCGCCGCCCTTCCCGACCTGGGCGCCGACGATCCCTACGCCGCCGAGTTGTGGCACGCCTACGACGCCCTGGAGTCCGGCCAGCCTTTCCTGATCGAGCCTGCCGACGCCCGCGCCGCGCTGGCCCTGGCTCTAGCAGTGCGCCGCAGCATCGAATTCGGGCAGCCGGTGGACGGATGA
- a CDS encoding nuclear transport factor 2 family protein, whose amino-acid sequence MLVIGTDPQEWWEGEPRVREVLRTQLEEMHAGGVRVQPGERQRIVERGDTGWGAEDVNLVMPDGQLVPARLTLVCVRDGEEWWVAHWHMSFGVGNDIALGQDLTI is encoded by the coding sequence TTGCTCGTCATCGGAACCGACCCACAGGAGTGGTGGGAAGGCGAACCGCGCGTGCGCGAGGTGCTGCGCACGCAACTTGAGGAAATGCACGCCGGCGGCGTGCGGGTGCAGCCTGGGGAGCGGCAAAGGATCGTGGAGCGCGGCGACACCGGCTGGGGGGCCGAGGACGTGAACCTGGTCATGCCTGACGGCCAGTTGGTGCCCGCGCGGCTGACGTTGGTCTGCGTGCGTGACGGAGAGGAGTGGTGGGTGGCACACTGGCATATGTCGTTCGGCGTGGGGAACGATATAGCGCTCGGTCAGGACCTGACCATTTGA
- a CDS encoding GNAT family N-acetyltransferase: MLSIEQVQSPQQRVNALGLFRKYLEWNEGELDRQYGIKWDIQATLEHDRVSLGQFLPPQGRLLLASLENMPIGVLSMKVHSDGAVELKRMYVRPTHRGVGVGRALVARAIEEARQDGRTLIRLDSAGYMHEAHRLYRRLGFRNTDSYAESEIPEPLRRHWVFMELPLNAENSSTR; encoded by the coding sequence GTGTTGTCTATCGAACAGGTGCAGAGCCCTCAGCAGCGTGTAAATGCGCTCGGTCTCTTCCGGAAGTACTTGGAGTGGAACGAGGGAGAGCTTGACCGCCAGTACGGCATCAAATGGGACATCCAAGCTACCTTGGAACATGACCGGGTGAGCCTAGGGCAGTTCTTGCCGCCGCAGGGCCGGTTGTTGCTGGCTTCCCTGGAAAATATGCCCATTGGCGTGTTGTCGATGAAGGTACACAGCGACGGCGCAGTCGAACTCAAGCGGATGTATGTGCGCCCCACACATCGAGGTGTGGGCGTAGGTCGCGCCTTGGTGGCCCGAGCCATCGAGGAGGCTCGCCAGGACGGCCGGACCTTGATTCGCCTGGACAGTGCTGGGTACATGCATGAAGCCCATCGGCTGTATCGGCGCCTAGGCTTCCGAAATACGGATTCATATGCCGAGAGCGAGATTCCTGAACCGTTAAGAAGGCACTGGGTTTTCATGGAGCTGCCGCTGAACGCAGAGAACAGCTCTACCCGGTAG
- a CDS encoding ROK family protein has protein sequence MPTASALLALDIGGTSMRAALMEGGRITRRAEVRTPKPSVPDAVIGAALALAAPFAASAAAVGVACAGAVAAGNVTATATHTFPGWTDIPLAQRIGAGLTLRCTALNDARAAAWGEFAAGTGQGASEFMFVTVSTGVGAGLVLGGRLHLAGNGLDAELGFVSVPALWRRGVGVAPLGELGPLEFETSGTALGAQALALGLADTRALADAAETGHAPADEAYRRSAALIAWKIADVAALLGVTRVALGGSVGLRTGYLERVRDSLEHFPARYQSEVVHAELGADAGLIGAGLWAGNAEQT, from the coding sequence ATGCCCACTGCCTCTGCCCTGCTGGCCCTTGACATCGGCGGAACGTCCATGCGCGCCGCGCTGATGGAAGGGGGGCGCATCACCCGGCGCGCCGAGGTCCGCACGCCCAAACCCAGCGTGCCGGACGCGGTGATCGGCGCGGCCCTGGCCCTGGCCGCGCCTTTTGCCGCGTCCGCCGCCGCCGTGGGCGTCGCCTGCGCGGGGGCGGTGGCCGCCGGGAACGTGACCGCCACCGCCACGCATACCTTTCCTGGCTGGACCGATATTCCGCTGGCCCAGAGAATCGGGGCGGGGCTGACCCTGCGCTGCACGGCGCTGAACGATGCCCGCGCCGCCGCCTGGGGTGAATTCGCGGCGGGCACTGGACAGGGGGCCAGCGAATTCATGTTCGTCACCGTCAGCACCGGGGTGGGGGCCGGCCTGGTGCTGGGCGGGCGGCTGCACCTGGCCGGCAACGGTCTGGATGCCGAGCTGGGCTTTGTGAGCGTGCCTGCGCTGTGGAGGCGTGGGGTGGGGGTGGCCCCGCTGGGTGAACTGGGCCCGCTGGAATTTGAGACGAGCGGCACGGCGCTGGGCGCCCAGGCGCTGGCGCTGGGTCTGGCCGACACACGCGCGCTGGCCGACGCTGCGGAGACTGGGCATGCGCCGGCCGACGAGGCCTACCGCCGGTCTGCCGCGCTGATCGCCTGGAAAATAGCGGATGTGGCGGCGCTGCTGGGGGTGACGCGTGTGGCGCTGGGCGGCAGCGTGGGCCTGCGGACCGGGTACCTGGAGCGGGTGCGTGACAGCCTGGAACACTTCCCGGCGCGCTATCAATCTGAGGTCGTTCACGCCGAGCTGGGCGCGGACGCCGGATTGATCGGGGCGGGATTGTGGGCGGGGAACGCGGAGCAGACCTAG
- a CDS encoding DUF302 domain-containing protein, producing the protein MNRFLTFFSAATLTASLGLASAGGAGPVGSGLISMPSPYSVSATLDRVAAAAAALDFAVAARINHAQAAQKVGLELRPTEVLLVGNPRGGTALMQCAQTVAIDLPVKFLAYQDAAGQVWLTYTDPAALMSRYNARGCNEAFAKAGGALKTIAMNALK; encoded by the coding sequence GTGAACCGATTTCTGACCTTTTTCAGCGCCGCCACCCTGACCGCCAGCCTGGGCCTCGCTTCTGCCGGGGGGGCCGGACCCGTAGGCAGTGGCCTGATCAGCATGCCCAGCCCCTACAGCGTGAGCGCCACCCTGGACCGTGTGGCGGCGGCGGCGGCGGCACTCGATTTCGCGGTCGCGGCGCGCATCAACCACGCCCAGGCAGCGCAGAAGGTGGGGCTGGAACTGCGGCCCACCGAGGTGCTGCTGGTGGGCAACCCCAGGGGGGGCACCGCGCTGATGCAGTGTGCGCAGACGGTGGCCATTGATCTACCCGTCAAGTTCCTGGCGTATCAGGACGCTGCTGGGCAGGTCTGGCTGACCTACACCGATCCGGCCGCCCTGATGTCGCGTTACAACGCGAGGGGCTGCAACGAGGCCTTCGCCAAGGCGGGAGGGGCGCTCAAGACGATTGCGATGAATGCGCTGAAATAG
- a CDS encoding N-acetylglucosamine-6-phosphate deacetylase, producing the protein MTSSLNQTLTGQVLLPTGRFVPARLDFDRQIMAIMPDAGAPTDRLILPGFVDAHVHGGGGADTMDGPQAVRTLARFHAAHGTTTLLPTTITNPWENVLAALHGIRKVMDDGGVPGGADIVGAHLEGPFISPERLGAQPPNTLAPTPERIAEVLALNVVRAVTIAPELPGALDASLALARAGVRIGVGHTRADAETVTAFLDALDAAGATTCATHLFNAMGGIEGRVPGPPAALMADAHAYLEIILDNVHVHPTSFRLACAASHRVTLITDAMRAAGLGDGISELGGQRVIVEGSRASLEGGSLAGSLLTMDVALKNAVQAGISLDSASRMLSETPARSLGLADRGVLEPGRRADLVVLDDTLNVLEVYVGGQRVNGR; encoded by the coding sequence ATGACCTCTTCACTGAACCAGACGTTGACCGGACAAGTGCTGCTGCCCACTGGACGCTTCGTTCCTGCTCGACTGGACTTTGACCGTCAGATCATGGCCATCATGCCTGATGCGGGCGCGCCCACGGACCGGCTGATCCTGCCCGGATTTGTCGACGCGCACGTTCACGGTGGCGGCGGCGCGGATACGATGGATGGCCCGCAGGCCGTGCGGACGCTGGCCAGGTTCCACGCCGCGCACGGCACCACCACGCTGCTGCCCACCACCATCACCAATCCCTGGGAGAACGTGCTGGCCGCCTTGCACGGCATCCGGAAAGTCATGGACGACGGCGGCGTCCCGGGGGGCGCGGACATCGTCGGGGCCCATCTGGAAGGGCCGTTCATCAGTCCGGAGCGGCTGGGTGCCCAGCCGCCGAACACGCTCGCGCCGACCCCCGAGCGGATCGCGGAGGTGCTGGCGCTGAACGTGGTGCGGGCCGTGACCATCGCTCCGGAACTGCCAGGGGCGCTGGACGCCTCGCTGGCCCTGGCGCGCGCAGGCGTCCGCATCGGCGTGGGCCACACCCGGGCCGACGCCGAGACCGTGACCGCCTTTCTGGACGCCCTGGACGCGGCGGGGGCCACCACCTGCGCCACGCATCTATTCAACGCGATGGGCGGCATCGAGGGCCGCGTGCCCGGCCCCCCCGCCGCGCTAATGGCCGACGCCCACGCCTACCTGGAAATCATTCTGGACAACGTTCACGTTCATCCCACCAGCTTCCGGCTGGCCTGCGCCGCCTCGCACCGCGTCACCCTGATCACCGACGCCATGCGCGCCGCCGGTCTGGGCGACGGCATCAGCGAACTGGGCGGTCAGCGCGTGATCGTCGAAGGTAGCCGCGCCTCGCTGGAGGGAGGCTCACTGGCCGGAAGCCTGCTGACGATGGACGTGGCCCTGAAGAACGCAGTTCAGGCGGGCATTTCACTTGACTCCGCCAGCCGCATGCTGAGCGAGACACCTGCCCGCTCGCTGGGACTGGCTGACCGGGGCGTGCTGGAGCCGGGGCGACGCGCCGATCTGGTGGTGCTGGATGACACCCTGAACGTGCTGGAGGTGTATGTGGGAGGACAGAGGGTAAACGGCCGGTAG
- a CDS encoding carbohydrate ABC transporter permease gives MTAGGIAPVETTVAPVREKPIVGRGTQVLAHLGLILFTLLATLPTLLIIMNSFKTQLSIFGQPFALPTPETFTLEGYRTVATSANFPLFFLNSLLVTLGSLALILLCSSMAAFALSEYRFRLNTLTGLYLSIGIMVPIRLGTVGILNLMVDLHLVNTLWALILVYTAQGVPLAVFVLTSFMRGVPRDLKEAARIDGAGEYRIYGLILPLIRPALGAVTAISMIPIWNDLWFPLILAPGEKTKTIVLGASMFLGQFVNDYNAVLSALTLAIVPVVVLYVIFSRQLVSGITGGALK, from the coding sequence GTGACGGCGGGCGGGATCGCGCCGGTCGAGACTACAGTGGCCCCTGTACGCGAAAAGCCCATCGTCGGGCGCGGCACGCAGGTCCTCGCACACCTGGGCCTGATCCTGTTCACGCTGCTCGCCACGCTGCCCACCCTGCTGATCATCATGAATTCCTTCAAGACGCAGCTGAGCATCTTCGGGCAGCCCTTCGCGCTGCCGACCCCCGAGACCTTCACGCTGGAGGGCTACCGCACGGTGGCGACCTCGGCCAATTTCCCGCTGTTCTTCCTGAACAGCCTGCTGGTCACGCTGGGCTCGCTGGCGCTGATCCTCCTGTGCAGCTCGATGGCCGCCTTCGCGCTCAGCGAGTACCGCTTCCGGCTCAACACGCTGACCGGCCTGTACCTGAGCATCGGCATCATGGTGCCGATCCGCCTGGGCACCGTGGGCATCCTGAACCTGATGGTCGATCTGCATCTGGTCAACACCCTCTGGGCGCTGATCCTGGTGTATACGGCGCAGGGCGTTCCGCTGGCGGTCTTCGTGCTGACCTCCTTCATGCGCGGCGTGCCCCGCGATCTGAAGGAAGCCGCGCGCATCGACGGTGCGGGTGAATACCGCATCTACGGCCTGATCCTGCCGCTGATCCGCCCGGCGCTGGGCGCGGTGACGGCCATCTCGATGATTCCCATCTGGAACGACCTGTGGTTCCCGCTGATCCTGGCGCCCGGCGAGAAGACAAAAACCATCGTGCTGGGCGCGAGCATGTTCCTGGGCCAGTTCGTGAACGATTACAATGCGGTGCTCTCGGCGCTGACCCTGGCCATCGTGCCGGTGGTCGTGCTGTACGTGATCTTCTCGCGGCAGCTGGTGAGCGGCATCACCGGCGGGGCGCTGAAGTGA